A portion of the Leptospira kanakyensis genome contains these proteins:
- a CDS encoding DUF1318 domain-containing protein translates to MKRLILVFLLLGCKSFLNLKVPPITITNAQTAAEKQMVGEDRELEKEGWMIASIQSSSNGKSNRERLSSEDSDPEIKAHRVRLNYLMPELKKYKMHGMVGETPIGLVKLNPLASGLPTYNQYELPAKRKRVEDVVVFLNESRKIIWEKEVSNQKKKGKKEEELVKYKQSLVEEYYKSVSAGEYFETNAGRWEKFQ, encoded by the coding sequence ATGAAACGATTGATTCTTGTATTTTTGTTACTAGGATGTAAATCCTTCTTAAACTTAAAAGTTCCCCCGATTACCATCACCAATGCACAAACTGCTGCAGAAAAACAGATGGTCGGAGAAGATCGGGAACTTGAAAAAGAAGGATGGATGATTGCCTCGATCCAATCTTCTTCCAATGGTAAATCCAATCGTGAAAGGTTAAGTTCAGAAGATTCTGATCCCGAAATCAAAGCTCATAGGGTTCGATTGAATTATCTGATGCCTGAGTTAAAAAAGTACAAAATGCACGGAATGGTAGGAGAAACGCCTATTGGATTAGTTAAATTAAATCCACTTGCATCAGGATTACCCACTTATAATCAATATGAACTTCCTGCAAAACGGAAACGTGTAGAGGATGTCGTTGTTTTTCTAAATGAATCCAGAAAAATCATTTGGGAAAAGGAAGTTTCCAACCAGAAGAAAAAAGGTAAAAAAGAAGAGGAACTTGTAAAATACAAACAATCCTTAGTTGAAGAATACTATAAATCCGTTTCTGCTGGAGAATATTTTGAAACAAATGCTGGCAGATGGGAGAAATTCCAATGA
- a CDS encoding LIC_11026 family protein, protein MNPILKVSLGIAKTKTFRGLLVLFLLYKSVFNAFTADLIVPKLVSHFTAGRMEGSFGTFSLFFGIEINDFRIYPGAPFDKTPLAEAEQIRLRYNLPLLLLGKIKISEIGLTGAKIQIEESLGKWNFVALTKPSSQPKEPEPIPEEKPPLTEINTYLPLQASAYIHFNSVDFQLKRDTGSLHSFSIQDLSLETELETNRFTSIPLDLSAVNQIDHVLLSLNSARPIPLDLDSKDLRLQQTIPMSLRFEWDRTVSPEMFLFTTDIGKDDILLEVKGKPVQLGLRLLSDIHYDNKLDKIGINQFDLRVLGQSWLNLTGSILELSSEKPKVNIVVEKSEMQLTSLQRSLDQLQGIVPEMKLSGDLSLEGTGIHGNFENAEAKLKVKASQLYLKMGKSKAHSIPSALIDLSSEISLSDTKILTAEKPIPYLKSLKVTPSHLEYNGASLAFQGEYLETKGLDFHVNVDKFQLGDYVSGLGGKLQMNLEVIGETFASLSIHSNAKIDGFRYQLDRSRSPSSLLGLSLDSVLFFDRPFGLSEIKISNLKLDQKTMTGNKALELDLKGDLRPGANLSANLQPLGLNVYTPNLLLVLPLVLKEKISPIQNLLGNQPKLKLNAKYLTSGSSKQFKADLGAELPGLEIKDLKLSADLSLSGANTDEIIIRTLKMNAFGGIFHLSTNGKLAKTGKPKPPLGPYFGNLDLEFGLTSATKQYLAKGLSFQGDLGLNLKIRDYDIGGEFHSKVPLISYNNQKCPGEQCQAYLLEEVIAKIPIQHNLARSHEDSLIVGDKSIFIKNYGRNHPPNLTIGQVLGTHPSIPNLPFEYVKKQKDTPGLTAFIEYKENYANIESLRSYSLDGLVLGKNLVFNLGNLDPKSMEFRGNFLIRDIDLKQLMAPKVRDKIDDGKLKADLNISVRDLSEPVANLDLFFSIFQIGRDFGKSALNVISPQNFLIDRITDSYSINKIDVSLSKGLVYADVYFNRSLLSLLINLEDGKISQQRMPLANFLKRAQSEIQTYQE, encoded by the coding sequence ATGAATCCAATCCTGAAGGTAAGTTTAGGGATCGCCAAAACAAAAACCTTTCGTGGACTTCTTGTCCTTTTTCTCCTCTATAAATCTGTTTTTAATGCCTTCACCGCTGACTTAATTGTTCCTAAATTAGTTTCTCATTTTACGGCGGGAAGGATGGAGGGGAGTTTTGGAACTTTTTCTCTTTTTTTTGGGATCGAAATCAATGACTTTCGAATTTACCCAGGGGCTCCTTTTGACAAAACCCCGCTCGCAGAAGCAGAGCAGATTCGACTTCGTTACAACCTCCCTCTTCTCCTTTTAGGAAAAATCAAAATTTCAGAGATTGGACTTACGGGTGCAAAAATCCAAATTGAAGAAAGTTTAGGGAAGTGGAACTTTGTTGCCCTGACCAAACCTTCCTCGCAACCCAAAGAACCAGAACCTATCCCGGAAGAAAAACCACCACTCACGGAAATCAACACATATCTGCCGTTACAGGCGAGTGCATACATACATTTCAATTCTGTAGATTTCCAATTAAAAAGAGACACTGGGTCACTTCATTCTTTTTCCATCCAAGACTTATCTTTGGAAACGGAATTGGAAACCAACCGGTTTACATCCATCCCTCTGGATTTATCAGCGGTAAACCAAATAGATCATGTCCTACTTTCACTCAATTCAGCTCGTCCCATCCCTTTGGATTTAGATTCCAAAGACTTACGTTTGCAACAAACCATTCCTATGTCGTTACGATTTGAATGGGATAGAACCGTATCTCCCGAGATGTTTCTTTTTACCACTGACATAGGTAAAGATGATATCCTTTTGGAGGTAAAAGGGAAGCCAGTTCAATTGGGCTTACGCCTGTTATCTGACATCCACTATGACAACAAGTTGGACAAAATTGGCATCAACCAATTTGATTTAAGAGTCCTCGGGCAGTCTTGGTTGAATTTGACTGGTTCCATTCTTGAACTTTCTAGTGAGAAACCTAAAGTAAACATCGTGGTTGAAAAGTCAGAGATGCAGCTGACTTCACTCCAAAGATCACTAGACCAACTCCAAGGGATTGTTCCTGAAATGAAGTTGTCTGGAGACTTATCATTAGAAGGAACTGGCATTCATGGGAACTTTGAAAATGCAGAGGCCAAATTAAAAGTAAAAGCTTCGCAGTTGTATTTGAAGATGGGAAAATCAAAAGCACATTCCATTCCTTCGGCACTCATTGATCTTTCTTCTGAAATAAGTCTCAGTGATACAAAAATACTAACAGCAGAAAAACCAATTCCTTATCTTAAATCTTTAAAGGTTACACCATCACATTTGGAATATAATGGTGCTTCTTTGGCCTTTCAAGGGGAATATTTAGAAACCAAGGGATTGGACTTTCATGTAAACGTAGACAAGTTCCAGTTAGGTGACTATGTTTCTGGACTTGGTGGAAAGTTGCAGATGAATCTGGAAGTTATAGGGGAAACTTTTGCATCTTTAAGTATTCACTCTAATGCGAAAATTGATGGATTCCGTTATCAATTGGATAGGTCTAGGTCTCCATCCTCACTACTTGGGCTTTCTTTAGATTCTGTTTTATTCTTTGATCGTCCCTTTGGTCTTTCCGAAATCAAAATTTCTAATTTGAAGTTAGATCAAAAAACTATGACAGGGAATAAAGCATTGGAGTTGGACTTAAAGGGTGATTTACGACCAGGTGCCAATCTATCTGCCAACTTGCAACCATTAGGTTTGAATGTTTACACTCCAAACCTTCTCCTTGTATTACCCTTGGTTCTAAAAGAAAAGATTTCACCCATCCAGAATCTTTTAGGCAATCAACCCAAGTTGAAATTGAATGCTAAGTATCTAACATCTGGTAGTTCCAAACAATTCAAAGCAGACTTGGGTGCAGAACTTCCAGGATTGGAAATCAAAGACCTAAAATTATCAGCCGATTTATCTTTATCTGGTGCCAATACAGATGAAATCATAATTCGAACTTTGAAGATGAATGCTTTCGGGGGGATATTCCATTTGTCGACCAATGGTAAGTTGGCAAAAACGGGAAAACCAAAACCACCACTCGGCCCTTATTTTGGTAACTTAGATTTAGAATTTGGTCTCACTTCGGCCACCAAACAATACTTAGCAAAAGGTCTCAGTTTTCAAGGTGACCTGGGTCTAAACTTAAAGATTCGGGACTATGACATTGGTGGTGAGTTTCATTCCAAGGTTCCTTTGATATCGTATAACAATCAAAAATGTCCTGGGGAACAGTGCCAAGCTTACCTTTTAGAAGAGGTAATAGCAAAAATTCCGATCCAACACAATTTAGCCCGCAGTCATGAAGATAGTTTGATTGTCGGTGATAAGTCTATATTCATAAAAAATTACGGACGTAATCATCCTCCTAACCTAACAATTGGGCAGGTGCTCGGAACTCATCCAAGTATCCCTAATTTACCTTTTGAATATGTTAAAAAACAAAAAGATACACCAGGCCTAACTGCATTTATCGAGTATAAAGAGAATTATGCTAATATTGAATCCTTACGTTCTTATTCATTGGATGGGTTGGTTTTAGGAAAAAACTTAGTTTTTAATTTGGGAAATTTAGATCCAAAATCAATGGAGTTTCGCGGTAATTTTCTCATCCGAGATATTGATTTGAAACAACTTATGGCTCCAAAGGTTCGGGACAAAATTGACGATGGAAAATTGAAAGCAGATCTTAATATTTCTGTTAGAGATTTAAGTGAACCTGTTGCCAATTTGGATTTGTTCTTTTCTATCTTTCAGATCGGCCGCGATTTTGGGAAAAGTGCGTTAAACGTTATTTCTCCACAAAACTTTCTCATCGATCGTATTACAGATAGTTATTCGATTAATAAAATCGATGTATCCCTTTCTAAGGGACTTGTTTATGCAGATGTGTATTTTAACCGCTCTTTGTTATCTCTGTTAATCAATCTTGAAGATGGTAAAATTTCTCAACAAAGAATGCCACTTGCAAATTTTTTGAAACGAGCACAGAGCGAAATCCAAACATACCAAGAGTGA